Below is a genomic region from Xylophilus sp. GW821-FHT01B05.
GACGAGGCGCTGGAGATCGGGCGCGCGCTGGGCTGCCTGGTGGTCTTCTCGCACCACAAGCTGGCCGGCGGCCGCAACCATGGCCGCTCGCGCGAGACCCTGGCGCACATCGACCGCGCCGCCGCGCTGCAGCCGGTGTGCCTGGACTGCCACCCCTACCCGGCCACCTCCACCATGCTGCGGCTGGACCGGGTGCGCATTGCGCGCCGCACCCTGGTCACCTGGTCGCGCGGCTACCCGGCCGCGCAGGGCCGCGACTTCGCCGACGTGCAGCGCGAGCTGGGCCTGGACGAGCAGGGAACGCTGGAGCGATTGGCCCCCGCCGGTGCCATCTACTTCCTGATGGACGAGGGCGACGTGGAACGCATCATGTGCCACCCGCGCGGCATGGTCGGCTCCGACGGCCTGCCTTTCGACCAGCACCCGCACCCGCGCCAGTGGGGCACTTTCACCAACGTGTTGCGCACCCTGGTGCGCGAACGCGGCGTGCTCACGCTGGAGGCCGCCATCCACAAGATGACCGGCCTGGCCGCGCACTACTACGGCCTGCCCGACCGCGGTGTGCTGCGCCCCGGCATGCGCGCCGACCTGACCCTGCTCGACCCGGCACGCGTGGCCGACCGCGCCACCTTCGAGCAGCCGCTGCAGACCAGCGTGGGCATTGAAGGCGTGTGGGTCAATGGGCAGCGGGTGTGGGATGGGCTTGGCGCCACGGGCGCGCGGCCTGGGGAAGTGTTGGTGCGCAGTTTGTGAGGGAAATATGCCTCTAGCCCAGGTACTGCCTGAGCTAGTAGCTATGCATTTGATAGTTCACCGCCGCGCCCGCCCGCGCAGATTCACCTGCTGCGCAATGCGCCGCGCATGCTCGCCCAGCAGCTCGGCGATACGCGGCACGCGCTCTTCCGTCAGGCGGTCGCGGATGGCGGTCACGGCCAGGCCGGCCACGGTGCGGCCGTCGGCGGTGCAGACCGGCACTGCCAGTGCGCAGGTGCCCGGCACCACACCGGGCGCGGCATAGGCGTAGCCGCGCACGCGTGCCAGCGCGGCGCGCTCCAGCAGTTCGGCCGGGTCCAGCTGCAGTGCCTGCAGGCGGCGCGCGTTGCGTTGCACCACGGCCTGCGCCTCGTCGAAGGGCAGGGCGGCCAGCAGCACCAGGCCGCTCACGCCCACGCCCAGCGGGCGGCGCGCGCCGACCTCGATCGACAGCACCTTGATCGGGTAGCTGCCGGGCTGGCGGTCCAGGCAGACCGAGTCGTCGCCGTTGCGGATGGTGATGAAAGTGGTGTCGCCCAGGGTCTGGCTCAGCTCGCGCAGGTGCGGCTCGGCAATGGCGCGGATGGGGAAGCGCGCCGACCGCGCCAGGCCCAGCAGCGAGACCTCGCGGCCGATCATGTAGCGGCGCGTGGCGCTGTCTTGCTCGGCCGCGCCTTCTTCCACCAGCACGCGCAGGATGCGGTGCGCGGTGGGGCGGTTCAGCCCGGTGGCGTTGGCCACGTCGACCAGGCGCACGCCGTGCTCTTGCCCGGCAGCGACGATGCGCAGCACCGCCAACGCGCGCCGGATGCTCTGCGCGCCGCCAGTGGGTGCCGTGGCCTCTTCAGTCAACCAGAGGTCTCCCGCAGCACCGACTTGGGCGTTTGCTGCATGCCGCGCAGCGTGACGATCTCGCCCAGCGTGGCGTAGTTGGGGCCGCCGATGCGGCACACCGGGGCTAGCGCGCGGGTGTCGATCTTGCCGTCGTGCAGCAGGCCTTCGCGCACGTGAAAGCGCAGCACCTCGCCCACGATGAATTCAGCGCCGGTGTCGCCAAACGGGATCACCTGCTGCAGCCGGCATTCCATGCTGATCGGCGCATCGGCCAGGCGCGGCACGCGCACGGTCTCGGAGGGCAGGGTGCCCAGGCCCAGCAGCTCGGCCTCGCTCACGTCGGGCGCGTGCTCGGCGCTGCTTTCGTGGATGGCGACCATCTGCGAGGCGTCGCCGATGTTCACCACGAACTCGCCCAGCGCATGGATGTTGGCGCCGGTGTCCTTGCGCTGCCCGGCCTTGCGGCCGATGTTCACGCCCAGCAGCGGCGGCTTGTTGGACAGAAAGGTAAAGCACGAGAACGGCGCGAGGTTGACCACGCCCGTGGGCGACAGCGTGGTGATCCAGGCAATGGGGCGCGGCACCACGATGCCGCTCATCAGGCGGTAGGTGGCTTCGGGGCTGAGGCTGCGGGCGTCGATGGACATGGTGTGTGCGGTGTCGGGGCAGAACGGCAATTGTGCGCAGCCGCCGCCCGCCGCGTTGCGGCCGGTCTTCGATAAAAGTCCGCATCATGGAACAAAACGGGTTTATTGCATTGCAGCATCGGGCATGCCCTTCTTAGAGTCGAACGCTGATCCCGCGCCATCGTTGCGCGGGGCGTTCCGGCATAAGGAGACAAGACTTGAAACAGCACGCTTTCTCTTGCGCGGCGGCATTGCTTGCCGTCTGCGCAACCCTGGCACCCGGCCTGGCCGGCGCACAAGCGGTGTGGCCCGACAAGCCGGTGCGGCTGGTGCTGCCTTACCCGCCCGGCGGCAATGTGGACGGCGCCGCGCGCATCATCAGCGAACAGTTGCAGGCGCAGTTCAAGCAGGTCTTCATCGTCGACAACCGGCCTGGCGCCGGCGGCATGATCGCCGGCGAATACGTGGCCAAGGCCGCGCCAGACGGCTACACCTTCTTCATGGGCGCCAACGGGCCGATCCTGTTCTCGCCGGTCATCTTCAAGCGCAACGCCTACGACTGGAAGAAAGACTTCGTGCCGGTGGGCTCGGTTTCTTTCACGCCGCTGGTGTTGCAGGTGCACCCGTCCACGCCCTACAAGACCATTGCCGAGCTGCTGGCCGAGGGCAAAAAAACCGGCAACCACCTGAGCATGGCATCGCCCGGCGCCGGCACCACCAACCACCTGGTGAGCGAATACCTGCAGCGCGAGAGCGGCGCGCAATGGACCACCGTGCACTACAAGGGCAACGCGCCCGCCACCACCGACCTGCTCGGCGGCCAGGTGCAGTTCAACTTCGACCAGCTGTCTGTGGCGCAGCCCTTCATCCAGCAAGGGCGCACGCGCGCGCTGGCGGTGACATCGGCCCGCCGCGTACCGCAACTGCCGGACGTACCGACGCTGCAAGAGGCCGGCTTCAAGGACTTCGAGGCCGAGACCTTCACCGGCATCCTCGCGCCCAAGGGCACGCCGCCGGAGATCGTGCTGCGCTTCTCCACGGTGCTGCAGAAGATCCTGGCCGACAAGGCCGTGCAGGACAAGTTCCAGATCCTGGGCGCCGAGGCGCGCGGCATGACGCCCGAACAGTTCACCCAGTTCCTCACGAAAGAAGACAGGCGATGGATTCCGATCATCAAGCAGGCCAACATCACGGCGGAGTAGTGCTGGGGCGTGCCGCCCCCGCGCGGCGCACCAGCATCTACATCGAAGGCTTCAGCCACAAGAACCCGATCCCGGCCGCCAGCCGCATCGGGCCGCTGGTGGAGAGCGGCAGCGTGCTGGGCACCGACCCGGCCACCGGCAAGCCGGCCGAGACGATCGAGGCGCAGTGCCGCTTCATGCTCGACAACGTGCGCCGCATCGTCGAGGCCGCTGGTGGCAACACCGGCGACATCGTCAAGCTCACCGTCTGGATGAAGGACCGCAGCCAGCGCCCCGCGCTCAACGTGCCCTGGCTGGAGATGTTTCCCGATGCCGCATCGCGCCCCGCGCGCCACGCCATCGTGGCGCCCGAACTCGACATGGGAAAACTCATCGAGTGCAGCTTCACGGCATACATCGACTAGCAAGAACCCCATGCCTGACTACCTCCCCTTCGACCCCCATCCACGCGCGCCGGTGCCGCTGCCGCCGGCCCTGTCCTGCGACAGCCAGTTCCACGTGTTTGGCCCGCGCTCGCAATACCCGGTGCGCGAAGGCGCGGCCTACGAGATGCCCACCGCCACCTGGCAGGTGGCGCAGCAGCTGCATGCCACGCTGGGCATTCAGCGCGGCGTGATCGTGCAGGCCACCACCTATGGCGCCGACCACACGGTGGTGCTGGATGCGCTGGCCGGCCTGAACGGCAGCGGCCCGCGCCGCTACATGGCCTGCGCCAATGCGGCGGTGCTGATCGAGCGCGACGACGCCTACCTGCAGCAGTTGCACGACGCCGGCGTGCGCGGCGCGCGCTTCACGCGCGGTGGGCTGGGCATCAGCTTCACGGCCGCAGAGCAGGCGCGCGCCTTTGCCCGCGTGAAGGAGCTGGGCTGGTACGTCAAGGTGCAGCCAGAGCCTTCGGGCATGGCGGAGCAACTGGATGCTTTCGAGGCACTCGACGTGCCGGTGCTGCTGGACCACATGGGCCGCGCAGACCCGGCGCGCGGCGACGCCGATCCCACGCTGGCGCGCATGCTGGAGCTGTTCAAACGCGGCAACTTCTGGGTGATGCTGTCGTTGTCCGAAAAAATCTCCAAGACCGGCGCACCCTGGGACGACGTAGTGCCGCTGGCGCAGCGCCTGATCGCCGCCGCGCCCAAGCGCTGCGTCTGGGGCAGCGACTGGCCGCACCCGGTGTCGCTC
It encodes:
- a CDS encoding tripartite tricarboxylate transporter substrate binding protein, translated to MLAVCATLAPGLAGAQAVWPDKPVRLVLPYPPGGNVDGAARIISEQLQAQFKQVFIVDNRPGAGGMIAGEYVAKAAPDGYTFFMGANGPILFSPVIFKRNAYDWKKDFVPVGSVSFTPLVLQVHPSTPYKTIAELLAEGKKTGNHLSMASPGAGTTNHLVSEYLQRESGAQWTTVHYKGNAPATTDLLGGQVQFNFDQLSVAQPFIQQGRTRALAVTSARRVPQLPDVPTLQEAGFKDFEAETFTGILAPKGTPPEIVLRFSTVLQKILADKAVQDKFQILGAEARGMTPEQFTQFLTKEDRRWIPIIKQANITAE
- a CDS encoding amidohydrolase family protein; its protein translation is MPDYLPFDPHPRAPVPLPPALSCDSQFHVFGPRSQYPVREGAAYEMPTATWQVAQQLHATLGIQRGVIVQATTYGADHTVVLDALAGLNGSGPRRYMACANAAVLIERDDAYLQQLHDAGVRGARFTRGGLGISFTAAEQARAFARVKELGWYVKVQPEPSGMAEQLDAFEALDVPVLLDHMGRADPARGDADPTLARMLELFKRGNFWVMLSLSEKISKTGAPWDDVVPLAQRLIAAAPKRCVWGSDWPHPVSLKQPPNEGALLELLYRFAPDAATRQQILVDNPARFFGFDPA
- a CDS encoding flavin reductase family protein is translated as MSIDARSLSPEATYRLMSGIVVPRPIAWITTLSPTGVVNLAPFSCFTFLSNKPPLLGVNIGRKAGQRKDTGANIHALGEFVVNIGDASQMVAIHESSAEHAPDVSEAELLGLGTLPSETVRVPRLADAPISMECRLQQVIPFGDTGAEFIVGEVLRFHVREGLLHDGKIDTRALAPVCRIGGPNYATLGEIVTLRGMQQTPKSVLRETSG
- a CDS encoding D-aminoacylase, with the translated sequence MPGTTQDTRLLLRGGTLIDGTGAPGRRADLLLEGAHIAAIGNAADMPQDVPVQDISGRVLAPGFIDSHTHDDGYLLVHPEMLPKVSQGITTVVTGNCGISLAPLVRASVPQPLDLLGPAELFRFASFAAWIDALRQAPAAVNVVPLVGHTTLRVAAMADTQRPANAEETQHMQRLLAEALEAGAFGMSTGTFYPPAAHAPTEEIIAVGAPLRGRQGLYATHLRDEADHIVPAMDEALEIGRALGCLVVFSHHKLAGGRNHGRSRETLAHIDRAAALQPVCLDCHPYPATSTMLRLDRVRIARRTLVTWSRGYPAAQGRDFADVQRELGLDEQGTLERLAPAGAIYFLMDEGDVERIMCHPRGMVGSDGLPFDQHPHPRQWGTFTNVLRTLVRERGVLTLEAAIHKMTGLAAHYYGLPDRGVLRPGMRADLTLLDPARVADRATFEQPLQTSVGIEGVWVNGQRVWDGLGATGARPGEVLVRSL
- a CDS encoding RidA family protein produces the protein MDSDHQAGQHHGGVVLGRAAPARRTSIYIEGFSHKNPIPAASRIGPLVESGSVLGTDPATGKPAETIEAQCRFMLDNVRRIVEAAGGNTGDIVKLTVWMKDRSQRPALNVPWLEMFPDAASRPARHAIVAPELDMGKLIECSFTAYID
- a CDS encoding IclR family transcriptional regulator is translated as MTEEATAPTGGAQSIRRALAVLRIVAAGQEHGVRLVDVANATGLNRPTAHRILRVLVEEGAAEQDSATRRYMIGREVSLLGLARSARFPIRAIAEPHLRELSQTLGDTTFITIRNGDDSVCLDRQPGSYPIKVLSIEVGARRPLGVGVSGLVLLAALPFDEAQAVVQRNARRLQALQLDPAELLERAALARVRGYAYAAPGVVPGTCALAVPVCTADGRTVAGLAVTAIRDRLTEERVPRIAELLGEHARRIAQQVNLRGRARR